A genomic region of Alkalispirillum mobile contains the following coding sequences:
- the gspC gene encoding type II secretion system protein GspC, translating to MPKTIASLRRADLGRLGNRLLQSRWLRRALALVLVILLAQGGAQLTWWSLGYSPADQIPAAAIDANTPAGPESAGRASEARQGLGHVASMSLLGEATEEDADQAVIADDLPETRLNLQLQGVVSRGGQGAGAALIASGGSVAVYRVSQEVPGGAELVQVQADRVILRRDGQHEALKLPRSLAEVQTAEVFAQPDSNGRQASASATERTPPSAARIDAQELASLRDTLADNPEQLWEMVNVRPVMEQGQLQGYRLQPREHQALFREAGLRDDDVVTAVNGVPLDNPARMGELLEGLGTTSRLDLDVRRDGRTETIVVEFE from the coding sequence ATGCCTAAAACAATAGCCAGTCTGCGGCGTGCCGACCTAGGACGTCTCGGCAACCGCCTGCTGCAATCCCGTTGGCTTCGAAGAGCGTTAGCGCTGGTGCTGGTGATACTGCTGGCGCAAGGGGGAGCCCAGTTGACCTGGTGGTCGCTGGGCTACAGCCCGGCCGACCAGATACCGGCCGCAGCCATCGATGCAAATACCCCAGCCGGGCCTGAAAGCGCAGGTCGGGCCAGTGAGGCCCGTCAGGGCCTGGGGCATGTCGCATCGATGAGTTTGCTCGGTGAGGCGACAGAAGAAGACGCCGATCAGGCTGTAATTGCCGATGACCTGCCTGAGACACGACTCAACCTTCAACTCCAGGGGGTCGTGTCCAGAGGGGGGCAGGGGGCGGGTGCCGCGCTGATTGCCTCGGGCGGCAGCGTAGCGGTCTACCGGGTATCGCAGGAGGTGCCCGGTGGTGCAGAACTCGTCCAGGTGCAGGCGGATCGTGTCATCCTGCGCCGAGACGGCCAGCATGAAGCTCTGAAGTTGCCGCGCTCCCTGGCCGAAGTTCAGACCGCCGAGGTGTTTGCACAACCGGACAGCAATGGTCGCCAGGCCAGCGCGTCGGCTACCGAGCGCACGCCCCCTTCAGCTGCCAGGATCGATGCGCAGGAACTGGCCTCGCTGCGTGACACACTCGCGGACAACCCGGAGCAGTTGTGGGAAATGGTCAACGTCAGGCCGGTGATGGAGCAGGGCCAACTCCAGGGCTACCGACTGCAGCCACGCGAGCACCAGGCCCTGTTCCGAGAGGCCGGGCTTCGGGATGACGACGTAGTGACCGCAGTGAACGGCGTGCCGCTGGATAACCCGGCCCGTATGGGCGAATTGTTGGAGGGCTTGGGGACAACCAGCCGGCTCGATCTGGATGTGCGCCGCGACGGGCGCACCGAAACGATTGTTGTGGAGTTTGAATGA
- the gspI gene encoding type II secretion system minor pseudopilin GspI, with amino-acid sequence MTRQRGFTLLEVLVALAILATALGAAIKVASENAANAAYLRDRTHAHWVAANQINRFQADLEPLPESGPLDGVERLGGRDWFWQATLEPWSPELAGLPAIPGLRRLQVSVHGDEGREGQPLAQAEVVLGDDSLREFDAEDMEGADEHLPDDL; translated from the coding sequence ATGACTAGGCAGCGCGGTTTCACCTTGCTTGAGGTGCTGGTGGCCCTGGCGATACTGGCCACCGCCTTGGGGGCTGCCATCAAGGTCGCCAGCGAGAACGCCGCCAACGCCGCCTACCTGCGGGATCGCACCCACGCCCACTGGGTGGCCGCTAACCAGATCAACCGTTTCCAGGCCGACCTGGAGCCCCTGCCAGAATCCGGTCCGCTGGATGGCGTGGAGCGTCTGGGAGGGCGGGACTGGTTCTGGCAGGCGACCCTGGAGCCCTGGTCGCCGGAACTGGCCGGGCTGCCGGCGATCCCGGGGCTGCGCCGCCTGCAAGTGTCCGTGCATGGCGATGAGGGGCGCGAGGGCCAACCATTGGCCCAGGCCGAGGTGGTGCTGGGCGACGACAGTCTCCGGGAGTTCGATGCTGAGGACATGGAAGGGGCTGATGAGCACTTGCCCGATGACCTGTAA
- the gspD gene encoding type II secretion system secretin GspD, with protein MRRLRWPTWGRQWPCVLLLGLVFGFGIQAHANEDEGITLNFQDADLKEVVALVSQETGVNFIVDPRVRGDLTIVSQTPVDSDGLYQVFLSALKIHGFATVPTPEGVRIIPHARARQDSVPSGDEATRGLGEQVVTRAIAVEHVQANEMVPVLRPLVPQDGHLAAYAGSNTLIVSDTAANVDRIEAIVDRVDRDTSGGFDVIHLEHASAGEVARMVQELEEEERAGRRLRVVPDERANAVMISGDEHRRLTARALISQLDSEMAGAGTAQVVYLRFASAEQLVPVLEGIGESLLDSGGGEEGAGQGLDIRAHESTNAIVMNGPTDVLRSLRSVVDQLDIRRAQVLVEAVIAEVSQDRIEELGVQWGVLSGDSGVGLVNFGGAASGGGGLLDAIRTGAAVDSGELGDINLGDGASIGAGDFSGSTKVGALIRALSGDSASNILSTPSLMTMDNEEAEIVVGQNVPFITGRAIEDSGQAFSSIQRQDVGVQLRIRPQINEGDTLKLDIEQEVSSIGGRVEDAADLITDMRSVRTSVMVENGQLVVLGGLIDDQLRTRTQSVPLLGNLPGLGRLFRYDRSESEKRNLMVFLRPVIIRNAEAQERATADPYNRMRAIQQRFRDDGVPLLPDELSPVLAESEQLMSLPPAYDDRPDSSSGTGPGRDTLQPPSRRGFLD; from the coding sequence ATGAGACGACTCAGGTGGCCGACTTGGGGCCGGCAATGGCCGTGCGTGCTTCTGCTGGGCCTGGTGTTCGGGTTTGGCATCCAGGCCCACGCCAACGAGGACGAAGGCATTACGCTCAACTTTCAGGATGCGGACCTGAAAGAGGTCGTGGCGCTGGTATCCCAGGAGACGGGGGTGAACTTCATCGTCGACCCCCGGGTACGAGGGGACCTCACCATCGTCTCGCAGACCCCCGTCGATTCGGACGGGCTTTACCAGGTGTTCCTATCCGCCCTGAAGATTCACGGCTTCGCCACGGTACCCACGCCAGAGGGGGTGCGCATCATCCCCCACGCCCGCGCCCGTCAGGACAGTGTGCCCAGTGGCGATGAGGCTACCCGTGGGCTCGGCGAGCAGGTCGTTACCCGCGCCATCGCGGTCGAGCATGTCCAGGCCAATGAAATGGTGCCAGTTCTGCGTCCCCTGGTGCCGCAGGATGGCCACCTGGCGGCCTATGCCGGCTCCAACACGCTGATCGTGTCCGATACCGCGGCCAACGTGGACCGGATCGAGGCCATCGTTGACCGCGTGGACCGGGACACCAGCGGTGGTTTCGACGTGATCCACTTGGAGCATGCCTCGGCCGGTGAGGTGGCCCGGATGGTTCAGGAACTGGAAGAAGAGGAGCGTGCCGGGCGCCGCTTGCGGGTGGTGCCGGATGAGCGGGCTAACGCGGTGATGATTAGCGGCGATGAGCACCGGCGGCTCACCGCACGTGCGTTGATCAGTCAATTGGACTCGGAAATGGCCGGGGCGGGTACCGCGCAAGTCGTCTACCTGCGTTTTGCCTCCGCGGAGCAGCTAGTACCCGTTTTAGAGGGAATTGGTGAAAGCCTGCTCGACTCCGGCGGGGGCGAAGAAGGGGCAGGCCAGGGACTGGATATTCGGGCGCATGAGAGTACCAATGCCATCGTGATGAATGGCCCTACCGATGTGCTCCGGTCATTGCGCTCCGTGGTGGATCAATTGGATATCCGTCGCGCCCAGGTGCTGGTAGAAGCCGTGATTGCCGAGGTATCGCAGGATCGCATCGAAGAGCTGGGCGTGCAGTGGGGTGTATTGTCCGGGGACAGCGGGGTAGGGCTGGTGAACTTCGGCGGGGCAGCCAGTGGTGGCGGTGGTTTGCTCGACGCCATTCGCACCGGTGCCGCGGTGGACTCAGGCGAGCTCGGCGATATCAATCTGGGTGACGGCGCGTCAATCGGCGCCGGTGATTTCAGCGGTTCCACCAAGGTCGGCGCCCTGATTCGTGCCTTGTCCGGCGACTCGGCCAGCAACATTCTCTCCACCCCCTCGCTGATGACCATGGACAACGAGGAGGCCGAGATTGTCGTGGGTCAGAATGTGCCCTTCATCACTGGGCGGGCCATCGAGGACTCGGGTCAGGCCTTCAGCAGCATCCAGCGGCAGGATGTCGGTGTGCAGTTGCGTATCCGCCCCCAGATCAACGAGGGCGACACGCTGAAGCTGGATATCGAGCAAGAGGTCTCCAGTATCGGGGGGCGGGTGGAAGATGCCGCCGACCTGATCACCGATATGCGGAGCGTGCGCACCAGTGTCATGGTCGAGAACGGTCAGCTCGTGGTGTTGGGCGGTCTCATCGACGACCAACTGCGCACCCGGACCCAGAGCGTGCCCCTGCTGGGCAACCTCCCCGGCCTGGGCCGGCTCTTCCGCTACGATCGCAGCGAGAGCGAGAAGCGCAACCTGATGGTCTTCCTGCGTCCCGTCATCATTCGCAATGCAGAGGCGCAGGAGCGCGCCACCGCCGACCCCTATAACCGTATGCGCGCCATTCAGCAGCGTTTCCGGGATGATGGCGTACCGCTCCTGCCGGATGAGCTCTCCCCGGTGTTGGCGGAATCGGAACAGCTCATGTCACTGCCGCCGGCCTACGATGACCGCCCGGACAGTTCCTCCGGTACGGGCCCCGGGCGGGACACCTTGCAGCCTCCCTCCCGTCGCGGCTTTTTGGACTGA
- a CDS encoding S8 family serine peptidase — protein MRIHRGVLLGGLGLALALPVPLTVATAEPGAQAGDAPSADWAGQSAAPGELLVVRRDEAVAAGEHPAAVHSAVGASIARRLLGGRAEHVRLPPSADMEAIMRLYADDPSVEWVEPNYRVYSASIPDPEPENYGEQWALQAINVEEAWEETTGSEDVLVGLLDTKVDTEHPDLQQNLAEPIYPDCANTSNFGGRPELHGTHLAGTIGAQGIGVAGVNQEVSLLNYVVLESEGDGQTARGTISDIVCALEQAAADGVRVINASFTTSRSETLKTAIADAAEDDVLVVAAAGNSGEELDYEGAGTGVWPASYRLSNVIAVAASTEDDELASFSNFGRNDIELAAPGNLIIGTVPEDRYERLSGTSMAVPHVVGAAALILAEHGADETSYREVRERLLASVRDGGSSTDWASVTKAGGILDVGRAVTAAIDDVPALAPSDLRLEREDGSSEIALSWINNSTQVDDLWLEHCTGFECEEDASDFERIESLSLSSGDTDAQHEPPAPIKPSYNAYRVCAVKGLNPEVACSAPRALAVPPTAPSSVEAIAIGGQVAVRWQDNSAVEEAFRVYERDLSDNENDAEWKRVATTDENVEQATVPLPDEGEYRYAVCAFAEVSGCSEFATASDTVVVSDDDSGNGSSSSGSSSSGCFIATAAWGSEWDDPVAALREFRDEELLTTQAGQELVSLYYHFSPVIADWVAEDDERRARVREWVAPLAALAEQALEQRGEEATEAE, from the coding sequence ATGCGTATCCACCGAGGCGTTCTGTTAGGGGGGCTTGGGCTGGCGTTGGCCCTGCCGGTACCACTCACTGTAGCCACAGCGGAACCCGGGGCCCAAGCGGGGGATGCCCCCTCGGCTGACTGGGCGGGTCAGTCGGCGGCACCGGGAGAGTTGCTCGTGGTCCGCCGGGATGAGGCGGTTGCCGCTGGGGAGCACCCCGCCGCGGTGCATTCGGCTGTGGGGGCCAGCATAGCGCGTCGGCTGCTGGGCGGACGTGCCGAACATGTGCGACTGCCACCGTCGGCGGACATGGAGGCAATCATGCGCCTTTATGCCGATGATCCGTCCGTGGAGTGGGTGGAGCCCAACTACCGCGTGTACAGTGCCTCGATCCCGGATCCCGAGCCCGAGAACTATGGCGAGCAATGGGCATTGCAGGCCATCAACGTGGAGGAGGCCTGGGAGGAAACCACCGGTTCTGAGGACGTGCTTGTCGGTCTGCTGGATACCAAGGTGGATACCGAGCATCCAGACCTGCAGCAGAATCTTGCCGAACCGATTTATCCGGATTGTGCGAACACGTCCAACTTCGGGGGGAGGCCAGAGCTCCACGGCACGCATCTGGCCGGGACCATAGGTGCGCAGGGTATCGGTGTAGCGGGGGTAAACCAGGAGGTGTCGCTACTAAATTACGTGGTCCTGGAAAGCGAGGGCGATGGGCAAACGGCCAGGGGCACGATCAGCGATATCGTATGCGCGCTGGAACAGGCAGCTGCCGACGGGGTGCGGGTTATAAATGCCAGCTTTACTACCAGTCGCAGTGAGACCCTCAAAACCGCCATCGCGGACGCTGCAGAAGACGATGTGCTGGTGGTGGCTGCTGCAGGCAACAGCGGTGAGGAGTTGGATTACGAGGGCGCCGGCACGGGCGTCTGGCCGGCCAGTTACCGGCTGTCGAACGTGATCGCGGTCGCCGCCTCCACCGAAGACGATGAGCTTGCGTCATTCTCCAATTTCGGGCGTAACGATATCGAACTTGCTGCACCCGGTAACCTCATTATCGGGACCGTCCCGGAGGATCGTTACGAGCGCTTGAGCGGCACTTCGATGGCGGTACCCCACGTGGTCGGTGCGGCCGCACTGATCCTGGCGGAGCATGGTGCAGACGAGACCTCATACCGGGAAGTCCGGGAACGGCTATTGGCGTCTGTCCGGGATGGTGGCAGCTCGACCGATTGGGCCTCGGTGACCAAGGCGGGCGGCATTCTGGATGTCGGCCGCGCCGTAACCGCGGCGATTGATGACGTCCCCGCACTGGCTCCCAGTGACCTTCGGCTGGAGCGGGAGGATGGCAGCAGCGAAATCGCATTGAGCTGGATCAACAACAGCACCCAGGTCGACGACTTGTGGCTGGAACACTGCACCGGGTTTGAGTGCGAGGAGGATGCAAGCGACTTCGAACGGATCGAATCGCTGTCGCTATCGTCAGGGGATACCGACGCCCAGCATGAACCCCCAGCCCCCATTAAGCCCAGCTATAACGCCTACCGGGTGTGTGCGGTGAAGGGCTTGAACCCGGAGGTGGCCTGTTCTGCGCCTAGAGCCCTGGCGGTACCGCCAACGGCCCCCTCAAGCGTCGAGGCCATCGCGATCGGTGGGCAGGTGGCTGTCCGTTGGCAAGACAATTCCGCTGTGGAAGAGGCCTTCCGCGTTTACGAGCGGGACCTGTCGGATAACGAAAACGACGCCGAATGGAAGCGGGTAGCGACGACCGATGAGAATGTTGAACAGGCAACCGTGCCGCTGCCTGACGAGGGTGAGTACCGCTACGCCGTTTGTGCCTTCGCTGAGGTCAGCGGCTGTTCCGAGTTCGCTACCGCCTCTGACACGGTGGTGGTGTCCGATGATGATTCCGGCAACGGTTCCAGTAGTAGTGGCAGTAGCAGCAGCGGCTGTTTCATCGCCACGGCGGCCTGGGGCAGCGAGTGGGACGACCCGGTAGCGGCGCTGCGCGAGTTTCGCGACGAGGAGCTGCTCACCACCCAGGCGGGGCAGGAGCTCGTCAGCCTTTACTACCACTTCAGCCCCGTCATCGCCGACTGGGTGGCCGAGGACGACGAGCGCCGTGCCCGGGTCCGGGAGTGGGTTGCCCCCCTGGCTGCCCTGGCGGAACAAGCCTTGGAACAGCGCGGGGAAGAGGCGACGGAGGCTGAGTGA
- a CDS encoding pilus assembly FimT family protein yields the protein MPCRPASASAGFTLFELLAVIIILGLVVGMAALSVGAGGRDQQIEEQGNRFIALAGLARQEVMLGGPSLAIGVTQHGYHFLHEVEVEDGVTAWLPLGEHRYLRSRDLLPDDLELELTLEGVDTRLELQPEQPDPHIYVYGTGEVTEFNLVIRDMREPDRKRVVTGDLGGQLELRQELPDD from the coding sequence ATGCCTTGCCGGCCGGCCAGTGCCTCCGCCGGGTTCACTCTGTTTGAACTGTTGGCTGTCATCATCATTCTCGGCTTGGTGGTGGGGATGGCCGCGCTCTCCGTGGGTGCCGGTGGCCGAGACCAGCAGATCGAGGAGCAGGGCAACCGTTTCATCGCCCTGGCCGGGCTGGCCCGACAGGAGGTGATGCTCGGGGGGCCGAGCCTGGCGATAGGGGTGACACAGCACGGGTATCACTTCCTACATGAGGTGGAGGTGGAGGACGGGGTTACCGCGTGGCTCCCCTTGGGCGAGCACCGTTACCTGCGCAGTCGCGACCTGCTGCCCGACGACCTGGAGCTGGAGCTCACCCTGGAGGGAGTGGATACGCGCCTTGAATTGCAGCCCGAGCAGCCGGACCCGCACATTTACGTTTACGGCACCGGTGAGGTGACGGAATTCAACCTGGTTATCAGGGATATGCGCGAACCTGATCGCAAGCGGGTGGTCACCGGCGATCTCGGCGGGCAGCTCGAATTGCGCCAGGAGCTGCCGGATGACTAG
- the gspF gene encoding type II secretion system inner membrane protein GspF, translating into MGAFEYQALDAGGRQRKGVLEGDTPRHVRTQLRERGLVPLQIQAVEEREARAGRGPLLARGVSATDLALLTRQMATLVRSGLPLEDVLRTVSRQTEKQRLKSLMLAVRNRVLEGYSLAQGLGEFPHVFPDIYRTTVAAGEKSGHLDVVLERLAEYTEGRQRMRQKVQMALFYPVILTLMAIGVTLTLLTYVVPEVVGVFDHIGQDLPLLTQALITTSDFMRDYVLYGAIGAIALFLVLGRLFQRPRARYALHALLLRLPLVGRLIRGVNAARFARTLSILTASSVPVLEALRVAGAVVSNEPMRQGVEAAARRVREGSGLASALEQTGYFPPITVHLIASGESGGKLEQMLDRAAENQERELESLTGMFLGLFEPLLILLMGGVVMVIVLAILLPVFELNQLVQ; encoded by the coding sequence ATGGGTGCGTTTGAGTACCAGGCCCTGGATGCGGGCGGCCGCCAGCGCAAGGGCGTGCTGGAGGGGGATACGCCAAGGCACGTGCGCACACAGCTGCGTGAGCGGGGGCTGGTGCCGTTGCAGATCCAGGCGGTGGAGGAGCGCGAGGCCCGGGCCGGTAGGGGGCCGCTGCTGGCCCGCGGCGTCAGCGCTACGGATCTCGCCCTGCTGACCCGGCAGATGGCTACCCTGGTGCGCTCCGGACTGCCGCTGGAGGATGTACTGCGAACCGTCTCCCGTCAGACGGAGAAACAGCGCCTGAAAAGCCTCATGCTGGCGGTGCGCAACCGTGTGCTGGAGGGTTACAGCCTGGCCCAGGGGCTGGGGGAGTTCCCCCATGTCTTTCCCGATATCTACCGCACCACGGTGGCGGCAGGGGAAAAGTCTGGCCATCTCGACGTGGTGCTGGAGCGCCTGGCCGAGTACACCGAGGGCCGTCAGCGAATGCGCCAAAAGGTCCAGATGGCGCTGTTCTACCCGGTCATCCTCACCCTGATGGCCATTGGCGTCACGTTGACGCTGCTAACCTACGTGGTGCCCGAGGTGGTGGGTGTCTTCGATCATATCGGTCAGGACCTGCCCCTGCTGACGCAGGCCCTCATCACCACCAGCGACTTCATGCGGGATTACGTGCTCTACGGCGCTATCGGCGCTATCGCGCTGTTCTTGGTTCTGGGGCGGCTGTTCCAGCGGCCGCGGGCGCGCTACGCGCTTCACGCCCTGCTGCTGCGGTTGCCCCTGGTGGGCCGGCTGATTCGCGGCGTCAATGCCGCCCGCTTTGCGCGCACCCTCAGCATACTCACGGCCAGCAGCGTACCGGTGCTGGAGGCGCTGCGGGTTGCTGGTGCGGTAGTGAGCAACGAGCCCATGCGCCAGGGCGTGGAGGCGGCGGCCCGGCGGGTGCGCGAGGGCAGCGGGCTGGCGAGTGCCCTGGAGCAGACTGGCTACTTCCCGCCTATCACCGTGCACCTGATTGCCAGCGGTGAGTCGGGCGGCAAGCTGGAGCAAATGCTCGACCGCGCTGCCGAGAACCAGGAGCGAGAGCTGGAGAGTCTGACCGGCATGTTCCTCGGGCTCTTTGAGCCCCTGTTGATCCTGTTGATGGGCGGCGTGGTCATGGTGATCGTGCTCGCCATTCTGCTGCCGGTCTTTGAACTGAACCAGCTGGTCCAGTAA
- the gspG gene encoding type II secretion system major pseudopilin GspG: protein MMTRRRQSGFTLIEIMVVVVILGILAGIVVPRIMDRPDDARISKARSDIRAIESALNLYRLDNNVYPSTDQGLEALVEEPTGDPQPRNWREGGYLDRLPKDPWGNDYQYLNPGEHSDIDIFSYGADGQPGGSGAQAEIGNWELD from the coding sequence ATGATGACAAGAAGGCGGCAGTCCGGTTTTACCCTGATTGAGATCATGGTGGTCGTGGTTATCCTCGGTATCCTCGCGGGTATCGTGGTCCCGCGGATCATGGACCGGCCCGATGATGCACGGATCAGCAAGGCCCGCTCCGATATCCGCGCCATCGAATCGGCACTGAATCTCTACCGGCTGGATAACAACGTCTATCCCAGCACCGACCAGGGGCTGGAAGCGCTGGTGGAGGAACCCACGGGTGACCCGCAGCCGCGCAACTGGCGCGAGGGCGGCTACCTGGACCGACTGCCCAAGGACCCCTGGGGCAATGACTACCAGTACCTCAACCCCGGGGAGCACAGCGATATCGACATCTTCAGTTACGGGGCGGATGGGCAGCCGGGCGGCTCCGGCGCGCAGGCCGAGATCGGTAACTGGGAGCTGGACTGA
- the gspJ gene encoding type II secretion system minor pseudopilin GspJ: MSTCPMTCNPPKGFTLLELLVAMAIFSLLAVMAYGGLMSVLDSRAHTDQAAERLDEKQLAFAMLDRDLRQLVDRPRRDAYGDRRPSLMLDDLRSPPRLQLVSAGARSHGARSELRRVGYEVDDGVLYRLLWPAIDGGEEEPQTRVAILGNKSGNEIQTLEFYFYYPGVDGSTTRSRAWPAPELDTPEAGLPVAVEIQLETAHAGEISRVFAVSDTGNQER; this comes from the coding sequence ATGAGCACTTGCCCGATGACCTGTAATCCGCCCAAGGGGTTCACCCTGCTGGAGCTCCTGGTCGCCATGGCTATCTTCAGCCTGCTCGCGGTCATGGCCTACGGTGGGCTCATGTCCGTGCTGGACAGCCGGGCACACACCGACCAGGCCGCTGAGCGGCTGGACGAGAAACAACTGGCCTTCGCCATGCTCGACCGGGACCTGCGCCAACTGGTGGATCGCCCGCGACGGGATGCCTACGGCGACCGCCGGCCCTCGCTGATGCTCGACGACCTCCGCAGCCCGCCGCGCCTGCAATTGGTGAGCGCGGGGGCGCGTAGCCACGGCGCGCGCTCGGAGCTTCGCCGAGTGGGTTACGAGGTAGACGACGGCGTGCTGTACCGCTTGCTCTGGCCTGCCATCGACGGTGGAGAGGAGGAACCCCAAACTCGTGTGGCTATACTGGGCAACAAGTCGGGTAATGAGATACAGACCTTGGAGTTTTACTTTTACTATCCGGGGGTAGACGGCAGTACAACTCGAAGCCGCGCCTGGCCTGCACCGGAGCTGGATACTCCGGAAGCAGGGCTGCCGGTAGCCGTCGAAATCCAGCTTGAGACGGCACACGCGGGTGAGATCTCGCGGGTGTTCGCGGTCTCTGACACGGGGAACCAAGAACGATGA
- the gspE gene encoding type II secretion system ATPase GspE → MSSVEEQLQALESEDAPVGREVGGVSFNWARRHGAVPLEWTENAADVACRSDVSPQALAELRRQLGRPLNVESVDDETFDQYLQETYQHSAGEAAQMMAGLGDDLDLHSVAQQLAEPEDLMESEDDAPIIRLINALLTEAIKEDASDIHIETFEHRMTVRFRVDGVLREVLQPPVGLAPLLTSRIKVMAELDIAEKRLPQDGRISLRVAGRAVDVRVSTLPAGQGERVVLRLLDKRAGRLDLSHLGMDPDSLSAMNALVNKPHGILLVTGPTGSGKTTTLYAALSRINDRQRNIMTVEDPIEYYLDGVSQTQVNTKVDMTFARGLRAILRQDPDVVMIGEIRDLETAQIAVQASLTGHLVLSTLHTNTAIGAVTRLRDMGVEPYLLASSLLGMMAQRLVRLLCPECRKAYSADHSECELLGLDANAPPTLHAPVGCDACHHTGYQGRTGIYELIPLDETLRSMIHDGAGEQQMERHARTRSPSIRADGVRRILAGETSIEEVLRVTREE, encoded by the coding sequence ATGAGCAGCGTCGAAGAGCAGTTGCAGGCCCTGGAGAGCGAGGATGCCCCGGTTGGTAGGGAGGTCGGTGGTGTCTCCTTCAATTGGGCGCGTCGGCATGGTGCCGTACCACTGGAATGGACGGAGAACGCGGCAGATGTCGCCTGCCGGTCAGATGTAAGCCCGCAGGCCCTTGCCGAGCTGCGGCGGCAGCTTGGACGTCCGCTGAACGTTGAATCAGTAGACGACGAGACCTTCGACCAGTACCTGCAGGAGACCTACCAGCACAGCGCCGGTGAGGCCGCCCAGATGATGGCGGGCCTGGGTGACGACCTGGATCTGCACAGTGTCGCCCAGCAGCTGGCCGAGCCGGAAGACCTGATGGAGAGCGAGGATGACGCCCCCATCATCCGGCTGATCAACGCGCTGCTCACCGAGGCGATCAAGGAAGACGCCTCGGATATCCACATCGAGACCTTCGAGCACCGCATGACCGTACGCTTCCGGGTGGACGGTGTGCTGCGCGAGGTGCTGCAACCACCGGTAGGGCTGGCGCCACTGCTGACCTCGCGCATCAAGGTAATGGCCGAACTGGATATCGCCGAGAAGCGCCTGCCCCAGGACGGCCGCATCTCCCTGCGCGTGGCGGGCCGCGCCGTGGACGTCCGGGTCTCCACATTGCCTGCGGGGCAGGGTGAGCGCGTCGTGCTGCGTCTTCTGGACAAACGGGCCGGCCGGCTGGACCTCTCCCACCTGGGTATGGACCCGGACAGCCTGTCCGCCATGAATGCGCTGGTGAACAAGCCCCACGGCATCCTGCTGGTCACCGGGCCCACCGGTTCCGGCAAGACCACCACCCTGTATGCTGCGCTGAGCCGCATCAATGACCGTCAGCGCAACATCATGACGGTGGAAGACCCGATCGAGTACTACCTGGACGGTGTCAGCCAAACGCAGGTCAACACCAAGGTGGACATGACCTTCGCGCGTGGCCTGCGGGCGATCCTGCGCCAGGACCCGGACGTGGTCATGATCGGTGAGATCCGCGACCTGGAGACCGCGCAGATCGCCGTCCAGGCCAGTCTGACCGGGCACCTGGTGCTTTCCACGCTGCATACCAACACCGCCATCGGGGCGGTGACCCGCCTGCGCGATATGGGGGTGGAGCCCTACCTGCTGGCCTCCAGCCTGCTGGGGATGATGGCACAGCGCTTGGTTCGTCTGCTCTGCCCGGAGTGCCGCAAGGCCTACAGCGCGGACCACAGCGAATGCGAGCTGCTGGGGCTGGATGCCAATGCACCGCCCACCCTGCATGCGCCCGTCGGCTGCGATGCCTGTCACCATACCGGCTACCAGGGCCGTACCGGCATCTACGAGCTCATTCCCCTGGACGAGACCCTGCGCAGCATGATCCACGACGGTGCCGGCGAGCAGCAGATGGAGCGGCACGCCCGCACCCGCTCGCCCAGTATCCGCGCCGACGGCGTGCGCCGTATCCTGGCCGGCGAGACCTCCATCGAAGAAGTGCTCAGGGTCACCCGGGAAGAGTAA